From Hoplias malabaricus isolate fHopMal1 chromosome 11, fHopMal1.hap1, whole genome shotgun sequence, a single genomic window includes:
- the LOC136709987 gene encoding uncharacterized protein has product MAHLRLTAAEALLHIQESFASESEEDFSSSDESGEDSDEERLYFEKRIDPKEDFCEGNVENTPSPGKRKRRRPSLQPPTCRGGAHGPSTSALNVENTPPPGKRQPRRPSLQPPTCRAGAHGPSTSALNVENIPPPCKRQRRRPSLQPQTCRAETHGPSTSALVQPPSWENEVVEDVCPPPLRFLPAREPGVQLRKGDCYTPLSLFKLFFPKDAVEVLCRNTNKQAAKNIARGAKYRWLDVDVAEFYKYIGLIIYMSMVNLKHISDFWRKSNIFSIHFPSTVMSRDRYRSISWNVHMSDPDEDRLNDAKRGTSEHDRLFRCKPLMNTVQNACKSFYHPHRNLAVDERMVPCRGHNSMTQYMKDKPTKWGFKLFVLASCLFFQQWLHCGLLCVHWKEQLPHWPGTLL; this is encoded by the exons atggCGCACTTACGGTTAACAGCTGCGGAGGCACTTCTACACATCCAGGAGAGCTTTGCTTCGGAGAGTGAagaggatttcagctcatctgacgaaagcggggaggacagtgacgaagaaagaCTTTATTTTGAGAAgcggattgatccgaaggaggatttttgtgaagg aaatgtggaaaatactccatCTCCAGGCAAAAGAAAACGCCGTCGGCccagtctgcaaccaccaacaTGTAGGGGAGGAgcacatggtccttccacatctgcact aaatgtggaaaatactccacctccagGCAAAAGACAACCCCGTCGGCccagtctgcaaccaccaacaTGTAGGGCAGGAgcacatggtccttccacatctgcact aaatgtggaaaatattccACCTCCATGCAAAAGACAACGCCGTCGGCCCAGTCTGCAACCACAAACATGTAGGGCGgaaacacatggtccttccacatctgcact tgtacaGCCACCATCATGGGAAAATGAAGTAGTTGAGGATGTCTGTCCACCACCACTGCGCTTTCTTCCTGCAAGGGAGCCTGGTGTTCAACTGAGGAAAGGGGACTGCTACACACCCCTATCCCTCTTCAAGTTGTTCTTTCCAAAGGATGCTGTGGAAGTCCTCTGCCGGAACACAAACAAGCAAGCTGCAAAGAATATTGCAAGAGGTGCAAAATACAGATGGCTGGACGTTGACGTTGCTGAATTTTACAAGTACATTGGACTCATAATCTACATGTCCATGGTCAATTTGAAGCACATCTCTGACTTCTGGCGTAAAAGCAATATCTTCTCCATCCATTTCCCATCAACAGTGATGTCAAGGGACAGGTACCGGTCAATATCCTGGAACGTACACATGAGTGATCCAGATGAGGACAGACTAAATGATGCCAAGAGGGGAACATCAGAGCATGACAGACTGTTCCGTTGCAAACCTCTGATGAACACAGTACAGAATGCCTGTAAGTCATTCTACCATCCACACAGGAATCTTGCTGTGGATGAACGCATGGTGCCTTGCAGAGGACACAACAGCATGACACAGTACATGAAGGACAAACCTACAAAGTGGGGTTTCAAGTTGTTTGTTCTTGCAAGTTGTTTGTTCTTCCAGCAATGGTTACACTGTGGACTTCTCTGTGTACACTGGAAAGAACAACTTCCCCACTGGCCAGGGACTCTCTTATGA